In the genome of Caulobacter flavus, the window GGACATCGTCTTCCTCGAGTTTCCCGAGGTGTTCGACAAGGTCGAGGGCGTCGAGTCCGCCACCTCGTCGATCCTGCGCGTCGCCGCGCACGCCACCCGGATCATCTGCCCCTCGCCCTACATCAGCGAGGTTCACCACCAGCGCCTGGGCATTCCCGAGCGCAAGTCGAAGGTGGTCTACCACGCGCCGATGACGGCCGACCAATACCTGCGTCCGCTGGCCAAGCCCGGCGAGACCCTGCGCGAGACCGGCGCGCGGGTCGGGCGCGAGTTCCTGCACGAGACCAATTTCGGTTCGAGCTTCGAGCGCTATGTGCCGCCGCGGATGCGCCCGGCCGAGATCCGCCGTATCCGCTCGCGCCTGCGCCCCAACGGCGTGATCGTCAGCCCCGACACCTCGCTGAACCGCTTCTCGGGTTCGATCCGCTGGCTGACCGCCCTCAGCGACAACTGGGAGCGCCGCGACGGTCTGCTCTACTTCCCGACGCAGAACCGCCCCTACAAGAACATCCTGCGCACGCTGCTCGCGATCGACCAGCTGCGCAGCGAAGGCCGCAACCTGATCCTGATGCTGACGGGCGACCTGAACTATTCGCCCGAGATCGTCGACCTGATCGCCAACCGCGACCTCTACGGCCACGTTCTGTGCCTGCCGCGCATGAGCGCCGTGCTGCACGGTGCGATGTACACCCTGGCCGACCTGACGGTTGCGCCGTCGCTGTTCGAGGGCGGGTTCCCGTTCCTGTTCAGCGAGTCGCTGTCGGTCGACACCCCGATCGTGATGGCCGACATCCCGGTGACGCAGGACGTCCTGCCCGAGTCGCTGTGGGAACAGACGCTGTTCAATCCCAAGGAAGTGTCGTCGATCGCCGAGGCGATCAAGCGCGGCCTGGATCGTGGTCCCGAACTGCTGGCGGCCCAGAAGCCGTTCTTCGACGCCCAGGTGGCGCGTCGCGACTGGGGCGACGTCGCCCAGGAATATCTCGACGCCTGCGACGAGGGCGTCGCCGAACTGGCCCTGCGAGCGGAATCCTCGGCGCGTCAGCGCCGCGTCGGAGCCCAGCTCGAAGCCCAGGCGCGCGACACCGGGTTCCTCCGCGCCGATGAACTCACCTTCGACTGATCGGTAGACCGATGGAACGCAAATCGCCCTACCGGGCAGAACTCAACGGCCAGACCTGCGCGTCGTGCTTCTACTGGCGCGGCGAAGACGGCGGCGACGGCGCCTGCCGTCGCTATCCGCCGCTGGCCACGGCCGCCGGAACCCTGTCGCCTCAGACCTCGCACGGCTTCTGGTGCGGCGAGTGGCGCGCGCAGCAGCTGTCCACGCTGTAGGCGCCCCCGGGGCAGGCGCTACAGGTAGCGCTCCCCGACCTTGCGCTCGCGGACCACGCGGGCGGGCGCGCCGACGGCGACGCTGAGGGCCGCCAGCGGCTTGATCACCGCCGAGGCCGCGCCGATCACCACGTCGTCGCCCACCGTCACGCCGTGGCTGATGCAGGCGTTCAATCCCACGAAGCTGCGGCGGCCGATCCGGGTCGTGCCCGCCGTCACCGCGCCGGGCGCCAGGGTCACGTAGGCGTCCAGCACCGCGTCGTGCTCGACGATGGCGTTGGTGTAGATCGACGCGTGGGCGCCCAGCACCGCGGCGGGGTTGATCACCGCGCCGGCCAGCACCACGCCGCCTTCCTCTATGACCGCCGAGTCCGCCACGCAGGCGCGGGGGTGCACCACCGTCACGAAGCGGAAGTCGGGCCACTGCTTGCGGATGGCCTCGACGGTGCGTTCGCGCAGCGCGTTGTCGCCCAGGGCGACCACGCCGGCCCGCGGCAGGTCCGACGAGGCGAAGACCTCGGCCTCGCTCAGCACCGGCGCGCCGAACATGGGCTCGCGGGCGGCGATGTCGACGAAGGCGGCGACCTCGAAGCCGGCCAGGCGCGCCGTGTCGGCCACGCAGCGGCCATAGCCGCCGGCGCCGAAGATCAGGATGGATTCGGAAGTCACGTGCGTTTCCTGCAAGTCGTCGGCGCCCGGGGCGCTGCGGCCGAGATTGGGTCCCCGCGGGTCGCGCGACTTCGCTTCCCGCCTCCGGCGGGGACGATTCGCCGCCCGTGCGATCTATAGCGATTGCTGCGATCGCTGACCAAGGCTAAGGCTCCCGTGGTTTTTTTAGGCGAGCTCATGACCCTCGACATCACCGCCATCCGCGCCGCCGCCGATCGTCTGGCCGGCCACATCGAGCGCACGCCGTGCCGCTACTCGCGGACGCTGTCGAAGATTACCGGCGCCGAAGTGTGGGTGAAGTTCGAGAACCTGCAGTTCACGGCCGCCTACAAGGAGCGCGGGGCGCTCAACAAGCTCTTGCTGCTGTCGGACGCCGAGAAGCAGCGCGGGGTCATCGCCGCCAGCGCCGGCAACCACGCCCAGGGCCTGGCCTATCACGGCGCCCGCCTCGGCGTGCCGGTGACCATCGTCATGCCCAAGACCACCCCCTTCGTGAAGGTGCAGCACACCCGCGACTTCGGGGCCAACGTGGTCATCGAGGGCGAGACCTACGACGACGCCGCCGCCCACGCCCGCAAGCTGTGCGCCGAGCAGGACCTGACCTTCGTCCACCCGTTCGACGACTACGACATCATGGCCGGTCAGGGCACCATCGCACTGGAGATGCTGGAAGACGTGCCGGACCTGGAGATCATGCCCGTGCCGATCGGCGGCGGCGGCCTGATCAGCGGCGTGGCCACGGCGGCCAAGGCCATCAATCCGGGCATCCGCATCGTCGGCTGCGAGCCGGCCATGTACCCGTCCTTCACCGCCAAGATGCGCGGCGTGCAGGCCCATTGCGGCGGCCAGACCATCGCCGAGGGCGTGGCGGTCAAGCAGGTCGGCGAGCTGACCTACGGCGTCGCCCGTCCGTTGCTCGACGACGTACTGCTGCTGGAAGAGCCGCACCTGGAGCAGGCCGTCTCGCTGTACTGCAACGTCGAGAAGACGATCGCCGAAGGCGCGGGCGCCGCCTCGCTGGCGGCGCTGCTGGCCTATCCCGAGCGGTTCCGCGGCAAGAAGTGCGGCCTGATCCTCTGCGGCGGCAACATCGATACCCGCCTGCTGGCCTCGGTGCTGACCCGCGAACTGGTGCGCGCCCAGCGCCTGGTGTCCCTGCGCATCGTCGGCGACGACCGTCCGGGCCTGCTGTCGACCGTCTCGCACGTGATCGGCGCCATGGGCGCCAACATCATCGAGGTGAACCACAACCGCCTGGCGCTGGACGTGCCTGCCAAGGGCGCGGAGTTCGACATCACCATCGAGACCCGCGACGCACAGCACACCCAGGAAGTCATCGACGCCCTGCGCGAGCACGGCTACCCGCCGCGCACGGTGTAAGGGGCAGGAAACCTCCAAGGCTCGTCATCCCGGAAAGTCCGCAGGGCTTATCCGGGACCCAGGGGCCGCCGCACAGCGGTGGCCCTGCCGCGCGTCAAGTCGTTGCGCTGAGCCCAGTCCCCTGGGTCCCGGCTCTCCGCTGCGCTTCGGCCGGGATGACGAGGTTGGGTGTCCATATGAAAAAGGCCCCCATCACACGATGGGGGCCTTTTCAATTTCAGCCCTGGACGATCCCTACAGCAGCGACGAGATCGCCTTGCGCGCCGCCTCGCCCAGGTCCGGGCGTTTCAGGGCTAGGGCGACATTGGCCTTCAGCAGGCCGATCTTGTCGCCGCAGTCGTGGGTGTCGCCTTCGTAGACATAGGCGTGGAAGGCCTGGTCCTGCATCAGCTTGGCCATCGAGTCGGTCAGCTGGATCTCGTTCCCGGCGCCCTTCTCCTGGCTGGCCAGCAGGTCGAAGATCTCGGGCTGAAGGATGTAGCGGCCGGCGATGGCCCAGTTCGACGGGGCCGTGCCCTTGGCCGGCTTCTCGACCATGCCGCTCATCGTGGCCAGGCGACCCTCGACCTTGCTGGGCGCGACGACGCCGTACTTGTGGGTCTCGCTCTCGGGCACTTCCTCGACGCCGATGACGTTGCCGCCGCCAACCTGGTCGTAGACCTCGATCAGCTGGGCCAGCGCCGACTTCGGCGAGTCGACGATGACGTCGGGCAGCAGCACAGCGAACGGCTCGTCGCCGATGATGTCGCGGGCGCACCACACCGCGTGGCCCAGGCCCAGCGGGGCCATCTGGCGCACGAAGCTCATCTCGCCCGGCTTGGGCAGTTCGTCGCGCAGCTGCTTGAGGATCTCGAGCTTGCCCTTGGCCTCGAGCTGCATCTCGAGTTCGATCTGGTGGTCGAAATAGTCCTCGATCGCGCCCTTGCTCCGCCCCGTGACGAAGACGAAGTGCTCGATGCCGGCGGCTCGGCCTTCCTCGACGATGTAGGACAGGATCGGCCGGTCCACGACGTTGAGAAGTTCCTTCGGCGTCGACTTCGTCCCGGGCAGGACGCGGGTGCCCAAGCCGGCGACGGGAAGGACGGCCTTGCGGACGGGTTTCATGAGCACCTCGTGTCTGTGTCTCGGATGAACAGGGTTCTAGAGCGTGCCCCCCCGGCGCGCCACCACCGTTGCGTGACAACGGTGTCGGTAATGCGTTCCAACAACGGAATGATTGATGTTCGCGCCAGGCCTGCTAGCTCAGGACGCGGATTTGGCCATCGGAAACACTTTCATGCGCGCTCGGTTCCTTCTTCTCGCCGCCCTGGCCAGCCTTTCGCTGGCGGCCTGCGGTCCTTCCAAGGAAGACCTGGCCGCGCGGCAGGCGGCGATGGCGGCCTCCAAGACCGCCGGCGCCGAATTCCTGGCCAAGAACGCCAAGGAGCCGGGCGTCGTCACTCTGCCCAGCGGCCTGCAGTACAAGGTGATCCGCTCGGGCCCGGAAACCGGCGTGCACCCGCGCCC includes:
- a CDS encoding glycosyltransferase → MAPLQTVHPTKPKKVAIWLQLNPGQELVGEGIGMHLARLVMGMRDRNSAQAVICAPSWSKPKIDEWLWMYGIRDAVSVLYFGPQIREAKPGRKVNAKASPKVNDVGRLSGMSAWLVARSASSVHPMILLPFVALGGAGFLGVKLAARVARLFVRAGLSVVRVGQSRFTKLAGDNAYQAMAFHIDNDPSIESCIVPIGNWYLCRMIKKKPITVQIPDIVFLEFPEVFDKVEGVESATSSILRVAAHATRIICPSPYISEVHHQRLGIPERKSKVVYHAPMTADQYLRPLAKPGETLRETGARVGREFLHETNFGSSFERYVPPRMRPAEIRRIRSRLRPNGVIVSPDTSLNRFSGSIRWLTALSDNWERRDGLLYFPTQNRPYKNILRTLLAIDQLRSEGRNLILMLTGDLNYSPEIVDLIANRDLYGHVLCLPRMSAVLHGAMYTLADLTVAPSLFEGGFPFLFSESLSVDTPIVMADIPVTQDVLPESLWEQTLFNPKEVSSIAEAIKRGLDRGPELLAAQKPFFDAQVARRDWGDVAQEYLDACDEGVAELALRAESSARQRRVGAQLEAQARDTGFLRADELTFD
- a CDS encoding NeuD/PglB/VioB family sugar acetyltransferase; amino-acid sequence: MTSESILIFGAGGYGRCVADTARLAGFEVAAFVDIAAREPMFGAPVLSEAEVFASSDLPRAGVVALGDNALRERTVEAIRKQWPDFRFVTVVHPRACVADSAVIEEGGVVLAGAVINPAAVLGAHASIYTNAIVEHDAVLDAYVTLAPGAVTAGTTRIGRRSFVGLNACISHGVTVGDDVVIGAASAVIKPLAALSVAVGAPARVVRERKVGERYL
- a CDS encoding threonine ammonia-lyase, giving the protein MTLDITAIRAAADRLAGHIERTPCRYSRTLSKITGAEVWVKFENLQFTAAYKERGALNKLLLLSDAEKQRGVIAASAGNHAQGLAYHGARLGVPVTIVMPKTTPFVKVQHTRDFGANVVIEGETYDDAAAHARKLCAEQDLTFVHPFDDYDIMAGQGTIALEMLEDVPDLEIMPVPIGGGGLISGVATAAKAINPGIRIVGCEPAMYPSFTAKMRGVQAHCGGQTIAEGVAVKQVGELTYGVARPLLDDVLLLEEPHLEQAVSLYCNVEKTIAEGAGAASLAALLAYPERFRGKKCGLILCGGNIDTRLLASVLTRELVRAQRLVSLRIVGDDRPGLLSTVSHVIGAMGANIIEVNHNRLALDVPAKGAEFDITIETRDAQHTQEVIDALREHGYPPRTV
- the galU gene encoding UTP--glucose-1-phosphate uridylyltransferase GalU; amino-acid sequence: MKPVRKAVLPVAGLGTRVLPGTKSTPKELLNVVDRPILSYIVEEGRAAGIEHFVFVTGRSKGAIEDYFDHQIELEMQLEAKGKLEILKQLRDELPKPGEMSFVRQMAPLGLGHAVWCARDIIGDEPFAVLLPDVIVDSPKSALAQLIEVYDQVGGGNVIGVEEVPESETHKYGVVAPSKVEGRLATMSGMVEKPAKGTAPSNWAIAGRYILQPEIFDLLASQEKGAGNEIQLTDSMAKLMQDQAFHAYVYEGDTHDCGDKIGLLKANVALALKRPDLGEAARKAISSLL